Proteins from a genomic interval of Acetobacterium woodii DSM 1030:
- a CDS encoding sensor histidine kinase has product MLNTNLNIVWGIFLSICPYFVLAFIPVWEQLRYSKKTVVMIGLLCMLLNTVSVILIITWLPDWNNLRFFHSAFFLLVYLVVYTVMVQGTPLKLMFVALLVKSYADFIVNMAKFFEIYYINHVLNQVYVHSSYSFYFNLFQCLILLISYPLIWIFFRKKISQVMQTNNKAWRYLWIIPLVYYVISLAFAAMDFTLIAQWQFLLFNIASFLGFNLIYYVVIEMLEQSEKNVFLTANNELIKQQLVYQSDYYKKFGACIEETRKGEHDLRHHLNTVLGLIQQKNNEKVEQYIAELLGNRLSISDVLYCRNDAVNAILGYYVNACKQEGIDFSIATKVPNDLEIDETDLCVIFGNILENALEACRKITNANKFIKISSQFLNNKLYITVDNSFEGPLKLKNGIYLSQKREAEAGIGMLSVMGMAKKYSGEASFQVVDKTFCVSIFLNNKSN; this is encoded by the coding sequence ATGTTAAACACTAATTTGAATATTGTTTGGGGGATTTTTCTCTCTATTTGCCCTTATTTTGTTTTGGCATTCATACCGGTATGGGAGCAACTGCGATATTCAAAAAAAACAGTGGTGATGATTGGGCTGCTATGTATGCTTCTTAATACTGTTTCAGTTATTCTGATCATCACATGGTTACCCGATTGGAACAATTTGCGCTTTTTTCATAGTGCCTTTTTCTTATTAGTATATCTCGTGGTATATACGGTAATGGTACAGGGGACACCTTTAAAACTCATGTTTGTTGCCTTGCTGGTGAAAAGTTATGCTGATTTTATAGTCAATATGGCAAAGTTTTTTGAGATTTATTACATTAATCACGTACTGAATCAAGTCTATGTGCATAGTTCGTATTCTTTTTATTTTAATCTATTTCAATGTTTGATTTTATTGATCAGCTATCCTTTGATTTGGATTTTCTTCAGAAAAAAAATATCGCAGGTAATGCAGACAAATAACAAAGCCTGGCGATACTTATGGATTATTCCTTTGGTATATTATGTTATCAGCCTGGCCTTTGCGGCGATGGATTTTACGTTGATCGCGCAATGGCAATTTTTATTATTTAATATCGCATCGTTTTTGGGATTTAACCTCATCTATTATGTTGTTATCGAAATGTTGGAACAATCAGAAAAGAATGTTTTTTTGACTGCGAACAATGAGCTGATTAAGCAGCAGTTGGTATATCAGTCCGATTATTACAAAAAATTTGGAGCGTGTATTGAAGAAACAAGAAAAGGTGAACATGATTTAAGACACCATCTGAATACTGTCCTGGGATTGATTCAACAAAAGAATAATGAGAAAGTTGAACAATACATAGCTGAGTTGTTGGGAAATCGATTGAGTATTTCAGATGTTTTATATTGTCGAAATGATGCGGTTAATGCTATCTTAGGTTATTATGTCAATGCCTGCAAACAAGAAGGCATTGATTTTTCAATTGCAACAAAAGTACCCAACGATTTAGAAATAGACGAAACGGATTTATGTGTTATATTTGGAAACATTCTGGAAAATGCTTTGGAAGCCTGTCGAAAAATAACAAATGCAAATAAATTTATAAAAATATCATCCCAGTTTTTAAATAATAAGTTATATATTACCGTGGACAATAGTTTTGAAGGGCCGTTGAAATTAAAGAATGGCATCTACCTATCCCAGAAAAGAGAAGCGGAAGCTGGGATTGGGATGTTATCAGTAATGGGGATGGCGAAAAAATATAGTGGGGAAGCCTCTTTTCAGGTAGTTGATAAGACTTTTTGCGTATCGATTTTTTTGAATAATAAATCAAATTGA
- a CDS encoding MFS transporter, translating into MLNIILLGLVSFFSDISAEMVYPLIPLYLTSVFGATPALVGIIEGMAESVASLLKVYSGYISDKYKQKKILAFGGYSTGIIYKIALLMASSWAGILVARVVDRIGKGIRTAPRDVLVCESADLNKMGKAFGVHKALDMAGSALGILIAFILLSKVDGNFDYKTLFAISIIPAAIGLVILLLVKEKKEHREFKVKEPFWKKIKDLDKNLKLYLIVTFIFTLGNSSNAFLILRGKSLGLTDANVILLYFIYNVSASMFSVPFGHLSDKFGRKKILVLGYITFSLVYFGFAFVTNSEVLVILFIIYGLYTAMTAGVERALISEISPVNLKGTMLGLQATIVGIALLPASIMAGLLWNVFGVSAPFIFGAGLSLIAAGMLIFLMNRTQKQTI; encoded by the coding sequence ATGTTAAATATAATTCTGCTGGGTTTGGTTAGTTTTTTTTCAGATATCAGTGCGGAAATGGTTTATCCGTTGATTCCTCTGTATCTGACATCTGTATTTGGGGCGACCCCTGCTCTTGTCGGAATCATTGAAGGAATGGCAGAAAGTGTTGCCAGCTTATTAAAGGTGTACAGTGGTTACATTTCGGATAAGTATAAACAAAAAAAGATTTTGGCTTTTGGCGGCTATTCAACAGGGATTATTTATAAAATAGCGCTGTTGATGGCATCATCATGGGCAGGAATTTTGGTTGCCAGAGTGGTGGATCGGATCGGAAAAGGAATTCGAACAGCCCCCAGAGATGTTTTAGTCTGTGAAAGTGCGGATTTAAATAAAATGGGGAAGGCTTTTGGTGTTCATAAGGCTCTTGACATGGCGGGGTCTGCTCTGGGGATCTTAATCGCTTTTATCCTTTTATCAAAAGTAGATGGAAACTTTGACTATAAAACATTATTTGCCATCTCTATCATTCCGGCAGCAATTGGACTGGTAATCTTATTGTTGGTAAAAGAAAAAAAAGAACACCGGGAATTCAAGGTGAAAGAACCTTTCTGGAAAAAGATAAAAGATTTGGATAAAAATTTAAAGCTTTATTTGATCGTGACGTTTATTTTTACACTGGGCAATTCATCCAATGCTTTTTTAATCCTCAGGGGGAAGAGTCTAGGTTTAACCGATGCGAATGTGATTCTGCTTTATTTTATTTATAATGTATCAGCATCGATGTTTTCTGTGCCTTTTGGTCATCTGTCAGATAAATTCGGAAGGAAAAAGATTCTGGTTTTAGGATATATCACTTTTTCTCTTGTTTATTTCGGATTTGCTTTTGTAACAAATTCAGAGGTATTGGTGATACTGTTTATCATTTATGGTCTTTATACGGCTATGACAGCCGGTGTTGAACGGGCTTTAATCTCAGAAATTTCACCAGTTAATTTAAAAGGAACGATGCTGGGGCTACAAGCGACCATTGTAGGAATTGCTCTATTGCCAGCCAGTATTATGGCCGGATTATTATGGAACGTCTTTGGAGTATCGGCACCATTTATATTCGGGGCCGGACTTTCACTGATAGCAGCCGGTATGTTGATTTTTCTGATGAACCGAACCCAAAAACAAACGATATAA
- a CDS encoding DUF2252 domain-containing protein — protein sequence MIVGLTKNQQIPTSKMNRNSGREVRAKIPFSKQAVFHAVDRDPVAMIESQNHFRIPELIPVRRKKMAASPFSFFRGTALLMAHDLSYQAQSGIHVISCGDAHIGNFGFYASPERRLIFDLNDFDEAAPGPWEWDLKRLITSIILSAHDVGFDDKKIKLAALHAASFYRKGLDLLSNMTSLERYFIIGDEELFLKSFSNTSQEEVEKIIHKAKTHTSKQVISKMTETDQFGRRIFIENPPITTHLNPKLIDAVELSFRQYLDTVRPDIKLLLSQHVLTDVARRVVGVGSIGTQCYLLVLTCEDKSHLVLQIKQANQSVIAAYNQKNFTTPDTMTHSLGNGYRVVSHQQILQATSDPFLGYFSTAEGLDFYVRQFRDMKGSVDLAELDFETFKQYVANCGLSLARAHVQSPYSNWINGYLGDSDGFDHAVYDWCQSYSQQVYQDYDLFKKSLL from the coding sequence ATGATCGTCGGTTTAACGAAAAATCAGCAAATTCCCACTTCTAAAATGAATCGCAACAGCGGCCGCGAGGTTCGAGCAAAGATTCCTTTCTCAAAACAGGCCGTTTTTCATGCCGTGGATCGTGATCCGGTTGCCATGATTGAAAGTCAGAATCATTTTCGTATCCCTGAATTGATTCCCGTGCGTCGCAAAAAAATGGCCGCCTCGCCCTTTTCTTTTTTTCGCGGAACCGCCCTGTTAATGGCTCATGATTTATCCTATCAAGCCCAGTCAGGAATCCATGTAATCAGCTGCGGCGATGCCCATATTGGCAACTTCGGATTCTATGCGTCTCCCGAACGGCGGTTAATTTTTGACCTCAATGACTTTGATGAAGCTGCCCCAGGACCCTGGGAATGGGATTTAAAACGGCTAATTACCAGCATTATTCTCAGTGCCCATGATGTCGGCTTTGATGATAAAAAAATCAAGCTCGCGGCTCTCCATGCTGCTTCCTTCTACCGAAAAGGTCTTGATCTCCTGTCGAATATGACCTCCCTTGAACGTTACTTTATTATTGGTGATGAAGAACTTTTTCTCAAAAGCTTTTCCAACACTTCTCAGGAAGAAGTTGAAAAGATCATTCATAAAGCTAAAACCCACACTTCTAAGCAGGTCATCTCAAAAATGACCGAAACCGATCAATTTGGTCGCCGAATCTTCATCGAAAATCCCCCCATTACAACGCACCTCAATCCTAAACTTATTGATGCGGTTGAATTGTCTTTCCGACAATATCTTGATACTGTTCGTCCCGATATTAAACTGCTTTTATCGCAACACGTTTTGACTGATGTCGCCAGACGTGTCGTCGGGGTTGGTAGCATCGGAACCCAATGTTACCTTCTGGTCCTAACCTGCGAAGACAAAAGCCATTTGGTCTTACAGATCAAGCAGGCTAATCAATCGGTTATCGCTGCGTATAATCAAAAAAACTTTACCACCCCCGATACAATGACACATAGTTTAGGCAACGGTTATCGGGTCGTTAGTCATCAACAGATTCTTCAAGCCACCTCCGACCCGTTTCTGGGCTATTTTTCAACTGCTGAAGGACTGGATTTCTATGTCCGTCAGTTTCGCGACATGAAAGGATCGGTTGATCTCGCCGAATTGGATTTTGAAACCTTTAAACAATATGTCGCCAATTGCGGATTATCTCTGGCCCGCGCCCATGTCCAAAGTCCCTATAGCAATTGGATTAATGGCTATTTAGGCGATAGCGACGGTTTTGATCATGCTGTTTATGACTGGTGTCAGTCCTATTCTCAACAGGTTTACCAGGATTATGATCTTTTCAAAAAAAGTTTACTTTGA
- a CDS encoding LytR/AlgR family response regulator transcription factor, with protein sequence MVWIGVCEDEKEQQEIIGAYIKKYAAVNCCDFNLSFFCSADEFWEHYQIGTFDIIFLDIYLAAANGIEIAKKLRNLGEKCAIVFTTSSRDYAIEGFELKAQHYLIKPITEEKIFEALARCQELYGDDLKYIRITNGKLEVDIYLKDIIYIEVFNKVSIIHTVRDEIKTYIPLAQLEQQLGGSPFLRCHRCNIINMNFVKDYTSSDFIMKNGDVVAIPRSKSVAVRQKYLNFIFTKVRGEDDVKH encoded by the coding sequence ATGGTCTGGATTGGGGTATGCGAAGATGAAAAAGAACAGCAGGAGATAATTGGTGCTTATATAAAAAAATATGCAGCAGTAAATTGTTGTGATTTTAACCTCTCTTTTTTTTGTTCGGCTGATGAATTTTGGGAACATTATCAGATTGGTACATTCGATATTATTTTTTTGGATATTTATTTAGCGGCGGCCAACGGAATTGAGATTGCAAAAAAGCTACGAAACTTAGGCGAGAAGTGCGCCATTGTATTTACGACATCAAGTAGAGATTATGCGATCGAAGGGTTTGAGTTAAAGGCGCAACACTATTTAATAAAACCAATAACCGAAGAAAAAATTTTTGAAGCATTAGCACGTTGCCAGGAGTTATATGGGGATGATTTAAAATACATTCGCATTACAAATGGAAAGCTTGAAGTTGATATCTATCTTAAAGATATCATTTATATCGAAGTTTTTAATAAGGTGTCGATCATTCATACTGTCCGCGACGAAATAAAGACCTATATCCCATTAGCTCAATTGGAACAGCAATTAGGTGGGTCGCCCTTTTTACGTTGCCACCGCTGTAATATTATAAATATGAACTTTGTAAAAGATTATACCTCTTCAGATTTTATAATGAAAAATGGCGATGTGGTAGCGATTCCGAGAAGCAAGAGTGTGGCTGTTCGACAGAAATATTTGAACTTCATTTTCACAAAAGTTAGAGGTGAAGATGATGTTAAACACTAA
- a CDS encoding YDG domain-containing protein, whose translation MKKLIFALFLFCLISPIHAVVAAPVDNTLTVLSRGHIQDLGDFPQDGSWVESPERIGTVGQSKRIEGFEIKPGINLPSDIQIYYNVHVQNRGWLYDEENPTTWAKNGEYAGTRGESLRIEAIKIVILDASGNKATGYHIYYQGHVQNVGDLPADSEKWIKDGETLGTVGSSLRLEALKLEIIRDTSNDVDLSAYNGLTKKIESFNEADYTKESWAKLQMAIKQNVVTGKNTQKEVDAAVKMVETAIAQLENLTTSTVYDKAGTYGPASGMETINQDVIITSRDVTLQNLKVEGDLIIDEAVGDGNVTLNNINVSGELRVRGGGQNSIHINGGDYSKILVEQAPDGGVRIVATNLQGVPVVLSEDAAGETLILEGSFDSVTVSAPDVVIKTQGQTSIKTFDVDAIAQNAAINLGANTQVTNLSLSAPAQVTGTGTVDKAEIASDNVSFEKAPVYYDVDPKVAVPPVIPTPQPEPTPQPGGGYTPPSKITLSVNANSLPAIAPKTYDGTTAVYDSANVKISAYPIDAAGITGIVSGDDVSVLATANYNNKNAGTDKTVTYTYSLSGAQADKYSLSGTTKIENCIITQKQLSQPPIPTVTKVFDGSTTQDTTLTDNIGQVATDALTITQTATYQNSPGSTKDAIEVGNGKKVNCTYQLSGADASNYMAPTAQTGTGSVTPKILNFSWANNFKEKYGEVAKNKSYDGNTKVLDGKGNYISVTTSVNFDTGVAGDTAIVVTAVASYDNKNAGSDKTITITYIIAGSDSSSRYQIAPETINQASIAKRQMTVAEANVPKPMAKIYDGTTVVFDNTSPISNKVVTPDNAISADKVTLVANASYVNADAEVNKPVTISYKLTEGAENYLPPKNTTAAATITPLALNTKVIPTLAKEYDGTSAATVNLAFTASDPTIVELIKQNQIRLDVTSAVYKGSNGAEISAVGSGYTITYAYKLSGDNARNFALVGAETSGVISGMVKDGSIIPKTLTITPPSIKTFRDYDGTSNVYDTSGNSIASSYPIEPAQITGVADQDSIAVIANMTGAGKDAGTQQITITYSWLNSADANYLLPTPQLITVTINPLPLTVAANNVPAVDATKKYDGTTATNVINKSVAVSGVLSDDTTKVSATATATYTDKSVGSAKAITIIYSLTGDAAKNYQVPAEDTTKKAAITPRILGYSNIVLNTVKKADKTSEVNVVSAEVDPTKATSGTDGVVYNSGDEDKLTLSCSANYYDGDNKTSTIGSHPIILSGTLSGDEAGNYVMIDNYTYGNGEILADNAVITATYNGIWSSWSSAGAILTPPTGVSNFTLFYKDSSNYYGMGSDGKIYQATNLTNWSQYTSSSVVGSDNLSTSNHLIGIDANGNPLAIDAGGKLYIWVNGWGVDGTVPNVSNPINPTYYSDGSNQYLIYQDAVGMVYQTNLAYGSPASIANQPIPTLLTGFSHTLLVYNGTAPTIYAY comes from the coding sequence ATGAAAAAATTGATATTTGCATTATTTCTTTTCTGTTTGATCAGTCCGATTCATGCAGTCGTTGCTGCACCTGTCGATAACACCTTAACGGTTCTTTCACGGGGACATATTCAGGATTTAGGTGATTTTCCTCAGGATGGCTCATGGGTGGAAAGTCCTGAGCGCATCGGTACTGTTGGGCAAAGCAAGCGGATTGAAGGTTTTGAGATAAAGCCCGGCATAAATCTGCCATCGGATATACAGATCTACTACAACGTTCATGTTCAGAACAGAGGCTGGCTCTATGATGAAGAAAATCCCACCACTTGGGCTAAAAATGGCGAATATGCTGGAACCCGGGGAGAATCGTTGCGGATTGAAGCGATTAAAATTGTGATACTTGACGCATCTGGCAACAAAGCCACGGGTTACCATATTTATTATCAGGGACATGTTCAGAACGTTGGGGACTTGCCGGCTGATTCAGAGAAGTGGATCAAGGATGGCGAAACATTGGGAACTGTCGGCAGTTCACTGCGCCTGGAAGCGTTGAAGCTTGAGATCATCAGAGATACTTCAAATGACGTCGATTTAAGTGCTTATAATGGCTTGACTAAAAAGATTGAAAGTTTCAATGAAGCAGATTATACCAAAGAATCTTGGGCTAAACTCCAAATGGCGATAAAACAAAATGTCGTCACTGGTAAGAATACCCAGAAAGAAGTTGATGCAGCAGTAAAAATGGTTGAAACAGCGATTGCTCAGCTCGAGAATTTGACTACATCCACCGTTTATGACAAAGCAGGTACCTATGGGCCGGCAAGCGGTATGGAAACCATCAATCAGGACGTGATTATTACATCCCGAGATGTGACCCTCCAAAACCTGAAAGTTGAGGGCGATTTGATTATTGACGAAGCCGTTGGCGATGGGAATGTGACCTTGAACAATATTAACGTATCCGGAGAGTTGCGGGTGCGTGGTGGTGGTCAGAATAGTATCCATATCAATGGCGGGGATTATTCAAAAATTCTGGTAGAGCAGGCGCCGGATGGCGGGGTGCGGATTGTGGCCACTAATCTGCAAGGCGTTCCGGTTGTGCTCAGTGAGGATGCCGCTGGGGAAACCCTGATTTTAGAAGGCAGCTTTGATTCAGTGACCGTTTCGGCACCGGATGTAGTGATTAAAACCCAAGGTCAGACCAGTATAAAAACTTTCGATGTCGATGCCATTGCCCAAAATGCGGCCATCAATTTGGGTGCCAACACCCAGGTAACAAACCTGTCCTTATCAGCTCCGGCCCAGGTAACCGGGACGGGAACCGTAGATAAAGCCGAGATTGCATCAGACAACGTCAGTTTTGAAAAAGCGCCTGTTTACTATGATGTCGATCCCAAAGTGGCGGTGCCGCCGGTGATTCCCACGCCGCAGCCAGAGCCTACACCGCAACCTGGTGGCGGCTATACGCCGCCCAGTAAAATCACTCTGAGTGTTAACGCTAATAGCCTGCCAGCCATTGCCCCAAAAACTTACGATGGCACTACCGCTGTTTATGACAGCGCCAATGTGAAAATATCAGCTTACCCCATTGACGCTGCTGGCATTACCGGGATTGTTTCCGGCGATGACGTATCAGTTTTAGCAACGGCCAATTATAACAATAAAAACGCCGGCACCGATAAAACCGTCACCTATACCTACAGCCTCTCGGGTGCGCAGGCCGATAAGTACAGCTTGTCGGGAACGACAAAAATTGAGAACTGCATTATTACTCAAAAACAGCTAAGCCAGCCTCCAATTCCAACTGTTACCAAGGTATTTGACGGCAGCACCACCCAAGATACCACGCTTACTGATAATATTGGGCAGGTTGCCACGGATGCCCTGACCATTACTCAAACGGCTACCTACCAGAATAGTCCCGGGAGTACCAAGGATGCCATCGAAGTGGGCAACGGCAAAAAGGTTAATTGCACCTATCAGTTAAGCGGTGCGGATGCATCCAACTATATGGCACCAACAGCTCAAACGGGAACCGGTAGCGTCACCCCAAAAATACTCAATTTCTCTTGGGCAAATAACTTTAAAGAAAAGTATGGCGAAGTGGCAAAAAACAAGAGCTATGACGGCAATACGAAGGTCTTAGATGGTAAGGGAAATTACATTAGTGTGACTACTAGCGTTAATTTTGACACCGGTGTTGCCGGTGACACGGCAATTGTTGTGACCGCCGTCGCCAGCTATGACAATAAAAATGCCGGCAGTGACAAAACCATCACGATAACCTATATCATCGCTGGTTCGGATTCATCGTCACGCTACCAGATTGCCCCAGAAACGATTAATCAGGCCAGTATTGCTAAACGGCAGATGACGGTGGCTGAGGCAAATGTTCCCAAACCGATGGCCAAAATCTATGACGGCACCACGGTTGTTTTTGATAATACCAGCCCAATATCAAATAAAGTAGTAACTCCGGACAATGCGATTTCAGCTGATAAAGTGACGCTTGTAGCCAATGCCAGTTATGTCAATGCCGATGCGGAGGTAAACAAGCCGGTGACCATCAGTTATAAGTTGACCGAGGGGGCGGAGAATTATCTGCCCCCGAAGAATACCACGGCAGCCGCTACGATTACGCCGCTGGCTCTGAACACCAAAGTGATACCAACCCTGGCGAAAGAATATGACGGAACCAGCGCTGCGACGGTAAATTTGGCGTTTACAGCAAGCGATCCAACAATCGTTGAGCTTATTAAACAGAATCAGATTAGACTTGACGTAACCTCTGCGGTTTATAAAGGCAGCAATGGTGCAGAAATCAGCGCCGTCGGCAGCGGTTACACCATTACCTACGCATATAAACTAAGTGGAGATAATGCGAGGAATTTTGCCCTTGTTGGTGCAGAAACCAGCGGTGTGATTAGCGGGATGGTAAAGGATGGCAGCATCATCCCAAAAACCCTGACCATCACTCCACCCAGTATTAAAACTTTCCGGGACTACGATGGTACGTCCAATGTTTACGACACCAGTGGAAACTCAATCGCCTCCTCATACCCCATTGAGCCGGCACAAATTACCGGGGTGGCCGATCAAGACAGTATCGCTGTGATAGCTAACATGACTGGTGCTGGCAAAGATGCAGGAACTCAACAGATCACTATCACTTATAGTTGGTTAAACAGCGCTGACGCAAATTATCTGCTGCCTACTCCCCAGCTCATCACGGTTACGATCAACCCGTTACCACTGACAGTTGCCGCCAATAATGTGCCAGCGGTAGATGCAACCAAAAAATATGATGGCACCACGGCAACCAATGTGATTAATAAATCTGTTGCAGTCAGCGGGGTATTGTCTGACGATACGACTAAAGTCAGCGCCACCGCTACCGCCACTTATACCGATAAAAGCGTTGGCAGCGCCAAGGCCATCACCATCATATACAGCCTGACTGGTGATGCGGCTAAAAATTATCAGGTTCCGGCTGAAGATACGACTAAAAAAGCGGCAATTACCCCGAGAATTCTGGGTTATAGCAATATCGTTTTGAATACGGTAAAAAAAGCGGATAAAACCAGCGAGGTTAATGTTGTTTCAGCAGAAGTCGATCCTACAAAAGCTACTTCAGGAACCGACGGGGTCGTTTACAACTCCGGCGATGAAGACAAGCTGACGCTCAGCTGCAGCGCTAATTATTATGACGGCGATAATAAAACCAGTACAATCGGCTCGCATCCGATCATACTCTCTGGAACTCTGTCTGGTGACGAGGCTGGCAATTACGTGATGATTGATAATTACACATACGGAAATGGTGAGATTCTTGCAGACAATGCGGTAATCACGGCAACATATAATGGCATATGGAGTAGCTGGAGCAGTGCTGGAGCGATCTTAACTCCACCAACCGGCGTGTCAAATTTTACACTCTTTTATAAAGACAGCAGCAACTATTACGGGATGGGCAGCGACGGAAAAATCTACCAGGCGACGAATTTAACGAACTGGAGTCAGTACACCAGTAGCTCTGTAGTGGGTAGTGATAATTTATCAACCAGCAACCATCTAATTGGGATTGACGCTAATGGCAACCCGTTGGCAATTGATGCTGGCGGCAAGTTGTATATTTGGGTCAATGGATGGGGAGTGGATGGAACAGTACCCAACGTGTCAAATCCGATTAATCCCACCTATTATTCTGATGGATCTAACCAATATCTGATTTATCAGGATGCTGTCGGGATGGTTTATCAGACGAATTTAGCGTATGGCAGTCCAGCCTCAATTGCCAATCAGCCTATCCCGACCCTGCTCACTGGCTTCAGTCATACTCTGTTGGTCTATAACGGTACGGCCCCAACAATCTACGCCTACTAG
- a CDS encoding QueT transporter family protein yields the protein MQKISVIFITQAAVIAAMYVVLTFLANAMGLASGEIQIRLSEMLCILPAFTPAAIPGLFLGCLLSNLLTGCTVIDIIFGSLATLLAAVLSYQLRNHKYPLLVTFPPVVANMIVVPFILKFSYGVPLPIPVMMATVGIGEVISCVVLGSVLYFALDKRRSIFSHNFK from the coding sequence ATGCAAAAAATCAGTGTAATCTTTATTACCCAAGCGGCCGTTATCGCTGCGATGTATGTCGTTTTGACCTTCCTTGCCAATGCAATGGGCTTGGCCAGTGGCGAAATACAAATTCGACTCTCCGAAATGCTCTGTATCCTGCCTGCTTTTACCCCAGCCGCGATACCAGGTCTTTTTCTCGGCTGCCTATTAAGTAATCTCTTGACCGGATGCACCGTGATTGATATTATCTTTGGAAGCCTGGCAACCCTTCTTGCTGCCGTTCTCAGTTATCAACTAAGAAATCACAAATACCCACTTTTGGTCACATTCCCCCCAGTGGTTGCTAATATGATTGTCGTGCCGTTTATTTTAAAATTCAGTTATGGTGTCCCCTTACCGATCCCCGTAATGATGGCAACGGTTGGAATCGGCGAGGTGATCTCCTGTGTTGTTTTGGGTTCAGTTTTATATTTTGCCCTGGACAAACGCCGAAGTATTTTTTCTCATAATTTCAAATGA
- a CDS encoding pirin family protein, with protein sequence MKERKVTQVIQGMKAVDGAGVHLTRVLSHQTVKDFDPFLMLDSFDSENPQDYIKGFPMHPHRGIETVTYLVKGLIEHQDSLGNKGVIESGCSQWMTGGSGILHQEMPQACERMLGFQLWLNLPKSEKMTKPKYFEIRSENIPLYKGNGFSVGVISGAYESIKGAEPHHIQATILDVSVEAGQSVEIPTQKGETVFVFLIEGQAVVSGNLYQEKSALLFDEGDLIKVKANDKGLRFAMFSAPPLHESVAWGGPIVMNTEAELRQAFAELEEGTFIKEQPKL encoded by the coding sequence ATGAAAGAAAGAAAAGTTACCCAAGTTATTCAAGGGATGAAGGCAGTGGACGGCGCTGGGGTTCATTTGACCCGGGTTTTATCGCATCAAACAGTAAAAGATTTTGATCCTTTTCTGATGCTTGATTCTTTTGACTCCGAAAATCCTCAGGATTATATTAAAGGATTTCCAATGCACCCGCATCGGGGCATTGAAACAGTTACTTATCTGGTGAAAGGACTGATTGAACATCAGGACAGCCTGGGAAATAAAGGTGTTATTGAGTCCGGTTGTTCGCAATGGATGACCGGGGGCAGCGGAATTTTGCATCAGGAAATGCCTCAGGCCTGCGAAAGAATGTTGGGTTTTCAGTTATGGCTGAATTTGCCGAAGTCTGAAAAAATGACAAAACCCAAATATTTTGAAATCAGAAGTGAAAATATTCCGTTATATAAAGGAAATGGATTTTCTGTTGGGGTGATATCAGGAGCCTATGAGTCCATTAAAGGCGCTGAACCACATCATATTCAGGCGACAATTTTAGATGTTAGTGTTGAAGCCGGACAATCGGTTGAAATACCGACTCAAAAAGGGGAAACCGTATTTGTGTTTTTAATAGAAGGTCAAGCAGTAGTATCGGGAAACTTATATCAGGAAAAATCAGCGCTCCTGTTTGATGAAGGCGATTTAATTAAAGTAAAAGCCAATGATAAAGGCCTTCGCTTTGCCATGTTTTCAGCACCGCCACTTCATGAATCGGTGGCTTGGGGCGGACCCATCGTCATGAATACCGAAGCGGAATTAAGACAAGCCTTTGCCGAATTAGAAGAAGGAACCTTTATAAAAGAGCAACCGAAACTTTAA